A DNA window from Camelina sativa cultivar DH55 chromosome 13, Cs, whole genome shotgun sequence contains the following coding sequences:
- the LOC104735060 gene encoding very-long-chain (3R)-3-hydroxyacyl-CoA dehydratase PASTICCINO 2, with protein MAGFLSVVRRVYLTLYNWIVFAGWAQVLYFAVKTLTETGYENVYDAIEKPLQLAQTAAVLEILHGLVGLVRSPVSATLPQIGSRLFLTWGILYSFPEVRSHFLVTSLVISWSITEIIRYSFFGFKEALGFAPSWHLWLRYSSFLLLYPTGITSEVGLIYLALPHIKTSEMYSVRMPNTLNFSFDYFYAAIVVLAIYVPGSPHMYRYMLGQRKRALSKSKRE; from the exons ATGGCGGGCTTTCTATCCGTGGTCAGGCGTGTTTACCTCACTCTCTATAACTGGATCGTCTTTGCTGGATG GGCTCAAGTTTTGTACTTTGCGGTAAAAACTTTGACGGAAACGGGATATGAAAATGTCTATGACGCCATTGAGAAGCCTCTCCAGCTTGCTCAGACTGCTGCCGTTCTCGAG ATTCTTCATGGATTAGTTG GTTTGGTCAGATCTCCTGTTTCTGCAACTCTGCCACAGATAGGTTCAAGGCTATTTCTCACTTGGGGCATCCTTTACAGTTTCCCAGAG GTCCGATCTCATTTTTTGGTCACGTCACTGGTTATAAGCTGGTCCATCACAGAG ATTATTCGCTACTCCTTTTTTGGCTTTAAGGAAGCCCTAGGCTTTGCTCCTTCATGGCACTTGTGGCTCAG ATACAGCAGCTTTTTGTTGCTATACCCTACCGGTATCACCAGTGAAGTTGGTCTTATCTACCTTGCCTTACCTCACATCAAG aCATCGGAGATGTACAGCGTTAGGATGCCTAACACACTGAACTTCTCATTCGACTACTTCTATGCAGCAATAGTTGTCCTTGCAATATATGTCCCAG GTAGTCCACACATGTACAGGTACATGCTTGGTCAGCGAAAAAGAGCTCTCTCGAAATCCAAGAGGGAATGA
- the LOC104735061 gene encoding mechanosensitive ion channel protein 2, chloroplastic, with translation MALYGTLQLSHGMGLCRNQGCYKPEYSAIYQRRMHISKAPLSLVVPLGQHGFNNILLSDYLRRPICSVPSRTTAFRCHSFSVGSNAIEPAVKAVSVVLAKSQGLIQQFPFVYKLVPAVALLVFSLWGLVPVVRQGRNLLLNKNDNGWKKSGTYYVMTSYVQPLLLWLGALFICRALDPIVLPTEASKIVKDRLLNFVRSLSTVLAFAYCISSLIQQTQKLFIETSNPSDTRNMGFQFAGKAVYSAVWVAAVSLFMELLGFSTQKWLTAGGLGTVLITLAGREILTNFLSSVMIHATRPFVLNEWIQTKIEGYEVSGTVEHVGWWSPTIIRGEDREAIHIPNHKFTVNVVRNLTQKTHWRIKTHLAISHLDVNKINNIVADMRKVLAKNPMVEQQRLHRRVFLENVIPENQALSILISCFVKTCHHEEYLGVKEAILLDLLRVISHHRARLATPIRTIRKMYTEADVENAPFGESMYGPGGVGSRRPLMLIEPSYKINGEDKSKSQNRASKPTAEQENKGSSPKSKETSPPDTKENAKVGESPFSDTNKVPDEPVAKPGIKVVSKPATTPKDTETAGAEKAKAKRSGSTIKSPKTDETDGSTSSASISALEENIVLGVALEGSKRTLPIEEEIHPSSVETDTKELTGARRSGGNGPLVADKEQKDGQSQPSSDASSEQ, from the exons ATGGCCCTTTATGGTACGTTGCAGTTGTCTCATGGTATGGGACTTTGCAGAAACCAAGGGTGCTATAAGCCAGAATAT AGTGCCATATATCAAAGGAGGATGCATATATCAAAGGCTCCTCTCTCATTAGTTGTTCCG TTGGGCCAACATGGTTTCAACAATATTCTACTCTCGGATTACCTTCGTAGGCCTATTTGTTCGGTGCCATCAAGAACCACCGCTTTTCGGTGTCATTCCTTTTCTGTAGGCAGCAACGCAATTGAACCTGCTGTTAAAGCTGTCTCTGTGGTGCTAGCAAA GTCACAGGGGTTGATACAACAATTCCCTTTTGTTTATAAGTTGGTTCCAGCTGTTGCTCTTCTTGTTTTCTCCCTGTGGGGTTTAGTGCCTGTTGTTCGTCAAGGAAGAAACCTACTACTCAAT AAGAATGATAACGGTTGGAAGAAAAGTGGTACGTATTATGTTATGACGTCGTATGTTCAACCTCTTCTACTATGGTTAGGAGCTCTATTCATCTGCAG GGCATTAGATCCCATTGTCCTTCCTACAGAAGCTAGCAAAATTGTGAAGGATCgacttttgaattttgtgagGTCACTATCGACGGTTCTTGCATTTGCTTACTGCATATCCAG TCTTATCCAACAAACACAAAAGCTCTTCATAGAAACCAGTAATCCGAGCGATACAAGAAAT ATGGGATTTCAATTTGCTGGAAAAGCAGTGTATTCTGCTGTATGGGTTGCTGCGGTATCACTTTTTATGGAGTTGCTGGGTTTCTCTACACAAAAATGGCTCACTGCTGGAGGTCTTGGGACAGTTTTGATTACTCTTGCTGGCCGTGAG ATTTTGACAAACTTTCTTTCAAGTGTTATGATTCATGCAACCCGGCCATTTGTTTTGAATGAGTGGATTCAAACAAAGATAGAAGGTTATGAAGTTTCTGGTACTGTGGAG CATGTTGGTTGGTGGTCACCAACAATCATAAGAGGTGAAGACCGTGAGGCAATCCACATCCCGAACCATAAGTTCACAGTCAATGTCGTGAGAAATCTTACTCAGAAAACTCATTGGCGTATCAAAACTCACCTAGCAATTAGTCACTTGGATGTCAACAAAATAAAT AACATTGTAGCTGACATGAGGAAAGTATTGGCCAAGAATCCTATGGTTGAGCAGCAGAGGTTACATAGAAGGGTATTCTTGGAGAATGTCATTCCAGAAAACCAGGCCCTCTCG ATACTGATCTCCTGCTTTGTGAAGACGTGTCATCACGAAGAATACTTGGGTGTTAAG GAAGCTATATTGTTGGACCTTCTAAGAGTCATAAGCCACCATCGAGCACGTCTAGCTACACCAATTCGTACGATCCGTAAGATGTACACAGAAGCTGACGTGGAAAATGCGCCATTTGGGGAATCGATGTACGGACCTGGTGGTGTTGGTTCTCGGCGTCCTTTGATGCTAATCGAACCCTCTTACAAAATCAATGGAGAagacaaatcaaaatctcaaaaccGTGCATCAAAACCAACCGCAGAGCAAGAAAATAAGGGTTCGAGTCCAAAGTCAAAAGAAACGTCTCCTCCTGACACAAAGGAGAATGCAAAAGTCGGAGAATCTCCGTTTTCCGATACCAACAAAGTACCTGATGAACCAGTAGCAAAGCCAGGTATCAAAGTGGTCTCTAAACCGGCGACCACCCCAAAGGATACAGAAACAGCAGGAGCTGAGAAAGCAAAGGCCAAGAGAAGTGGGAGCACAATAAAGTCACCAAAGACCGATGAAACAGATGGTTCGACATCGTCAGCTTCTATATCAGCTTTGGAAGAGAATATAGTACTGGGAGTTGCACTAGAGGGCTCAAAGAGAACACTTCCAATCGAAGAAGAGATACATCCTTCTTCCGTGGAAACAGATACTAAAGAACTCACTGGTGCTCGCAGATCTGGTGGAAACGGACCATTGGTGGCAGATAAGGAACAGAAAGATGGCCAATCTCAACCAAGCTCGGATGCTTCGAGCGAGCAGTGA